The following coding sequences are from one Culex quinquefasciatus strain JHB chromosome 1, VPISU_Cqui_1.0_pri_paternal, whole genome shotgun sequence window:
- the LOC6048537 gene encoding uncharacterized protein LOC6048537 isoform X3, giving the protein MSCTHQETISDRNNWHYSGGNAADAAGDILFVLAKHSEQALVWVNHLKTCFDKITKQRGRQPFKFLHFKVDGAQITQQFVQMCKSTKLQIVIICPTLLSFSSVYLYSTFKQVLKPDCVLGMLLDVAENHMAEIHESTFPGYHKWRISSPRDVGDHDQAFVNELLGMAIDILGRVMRQQLLSSEIGNAVSEQKPQPTAHSSSAHHDTFTLFPRKVKVGQNKIIIILVEHLMKDDWIKIKIEMSNETIEITNVKRRNPYTIQFNIPDACLEISMMIGVRVEKNNIDLGCRPLKCESRLRELEQILKSQTSPVEFLCQSVGIASADRDRLDSLLLQSFQKNVPTNFHLLNSVESASGLKSRRESHPEEYPTLLHFSAHWGLERLSLQLMDCPGGDVACGLRNFAGRTPMDLADIAGHMKLANSFRNFSQMHEFTTMYYYFKGISEASPDKIIIQPKMAHSSNTCNLVRHHQSEGYMKMDGSGSDIESSQNETFNSVSNLNYLNFEATGHGQDEVDLAIDKKKQAEKDKEILNNLNSDIDHDAREQEILFNELKITEPMYFESSDVNKSDAFSQECSNLLESCNASDVNDFDYLVQPSNLPVRKIDTVESDYLVQPSNIPVHEYTNLEIGRDWHDVQEAGRDLSHLRLSFKKKDSESSGTSKDRGLQRQESNTSKKSVDDELLEIIADFKNNVFTIQEVESLVESWKSRNDVQKCFKDKQEQLQKMREEYERIQQQMKEKLKRPTPFERMKKMFSRNKSTTNTKDTQSSSGPSDICEDIKFSMMPSTSQSNRPNSSSSLHSISSNSSGISSSNSSEERKCVTKVRAGSSMEDYMIPPSPRPLNPVLENRPISNAHDSDEHYTAFPSNVPVAVQQQMSDYVNTSAMLNSIDENNETETILQSINVQRQNVSYSQLDIVRPSMSSFK; this is encoded by the exons atttttacacTTCAAAGTTGACGGAGCTCAAATCACACAGCAATTTGTGCAAATGTGCAAATCGACGAAACTGCAGATAGTGATTATCTGTCCAACCCTGCTGTCATTCTCGAGTGTGTATTTGTATTCAACCTTCAAACAAGTCCTGAAACCAGACTGTGTATTGGGCATGCTTTTGGATGTCGCCGAGAATCACATGGCGGAAATTCACGAATCGACCTTTCCCGGATACCACAAGTGGCGCATTTCTTCTCCTAGAGATGTGG GGGATCACGACCAGGCGTTTGTCAACGAGTTACTCGGCATGGCGATCGACATTCTGGGTCGAGTGATGCGCCAACAACTTTTGAGTAGTGAAATTGGAAATGCCGTTTCTGAGCAAAAGCCTCAGCCAACTGCTCATTCTAGCTCCGCACACCATGATACGTTCACATTGTTTCCGAGAAAGGTTAAAGTTGGTCAAAATAAGATCATTATAATTCTCGTGGAACATTTAATGAAGGATGATTGGATTAAGATCAAAATAGAAATGTCAAATGAAACAATAGAAATAACTAATGTCAAACGTCGGAATCCTTACACTATACAGTTTAATATACCAG ATGCCTGTTTGGAAATTTCCATGATGATTGGAGTGCGTGTGGAGAAGAACAATATCGATTTAGGATGTCGTCCGCTCAAGTGTGAGAGTCGTCTCCGTGAGCTGGAGCAAATATTAAAATCACAGACATCACCGGTGGAGTTTTTATGCCAATCCGTTGGCATTGCGAGCGCAGACCGGGACAGGCTTGATAGTTTGCTGCTGCAGTCCTTTCAGAAAAATGTGCCCACAAATTTTCACTTACTCAACTCAGTTGAGAGCGCGAGTGGGCTGAAATCTCGCCGGGAATCTC ATCCGGAAGAGTACCCAACATTGCTACATTTTTCTGCTCACTGGGGGCTAGAACGGTTAAGTCTCCAGTTGATGGATTGTCCCGGAGGTGATGTTGCATGCGGCTTGAGGAATTTTGCCGGTCGTACGCCTATGGATTTGGCTGACATTGCAGGACACATGAAATTGGCAAACAGTTTCAGAAACTTTTCT CAAATGCACGAGTTTACCACAATGTACTATTATTTTAAAGGGATCAGTGAAGCTTCACCGGATAAAATCATCATTCAGCCCAAAATGGCACATTCATCAAATACTTGTAATCTAGTTCGACATCACCAGAGCGAGGGCTACATGAAGATGGACGGCAGCGGTAGTGATATTGAATCTAGTCAAAACGAGACATTCAATTCTGTTTCTAATctaaactatttaaattttgaggcaACAGGGCATGGGCAGGATGAGGTTGATTTAGCTATAGATAAGAAGAAACAAGCCGAGAAAGACaaagaaatattaaataatctCAACAGTGATATTGACCATGATGCCAGGGAGCAAGAGATATTATTTAATGAGCTTAAGATAACAGAACCAATGTATTTCGAATCTAGTGATGTTAACAAAAGTGACGCCTTTAGTCAGGAGTGCTCGAATCTATTAGAGAGTTGTAATGCGTCAGATGTTAATGATTTTGATTATCTCGTGCAGCCATCAAATCTTCCAGTTCGAAAAATAGATACGGTAGAATCAGATTATCTTGTGCAGCCGTCCAATATTCCGGTGCATGAATATACGAACCTCGAAATAGGGCGTGATTGGCATGATGTCCAGGAAGCTGGAAGGGACCTTTCTCACCTACGTTTGAGTTTTAAAAAGAAAGACTCCGAGTCCTCAGGCACGTCCAAGGACAGAGGCTTGCAAAGACAAGAAAGCAATACGTCTAAAAAATCGGTTGACGACGAACTCCTGGAAATTATAGCAGATTTCAAGAACAATGTTTTCACTATACAGGAAGTAGAGTCTTTAGTAGAATCCTGGAAATCTAGGAATGATGTTCAGAAATGTTTCAAAGATAAACAGGAGCAGCTACAAAAAATGCGTGAAGAATATGAACGAATCCAGCAACAAATGAAGGAAAAACTTAAAAGGCCCACACCTTTCGAGAGAATGAAGAAAATGTTTAGCAGGAATAAAAGCACCACAAATACCAAAGATACTCAATCGAGCAGTGGACCGTCGGACATATGCGaagatattaaattttcaatgatgcCGTCTACTTCACAGAGTAATCGGCCAAATAGTTCATCTAGCCTGCACAGTATTTCCAGCAATTCTTCAGGCATAAGCAGTAGCAATTCATCGGAGGAACGAAAATGTGTAACCAAAGTTCGAGCAGGCAGCTCAATGGAAGATTATATGATTCCTCCATCCCCGCGTCCTCTTAATCCAGTTCTGGAAAATCGACCAATTTCGAACGCTCACGACTCTGATGAACACTACACTGCATTTCCATCAAATGTACCAGTAGCGGTTCAACAGCAAATGAGTGACTACGTGAACACTAGTGCAATGCTGAATTCAATTGACGAAAACAACGAAACGGAAACGATTTTGCAATCGATTAATGTTCAAAGACAAAATGTTTCTTACAGTCAGCTAGATATTGTACGACCTTCGATGAGTTCATTCAAGTAA